In Cryptococcus deuterogattii R265 chromosome 4, complete sequence, a genomic segment contains:
- a CDS encoding lysophospholipid acyltransferase, with product MFWDPLFTALSKVVGAPTDQLKLIFSLLVAFPLGSIFVRLPSAHPNVAHLFSIAISTVFLVPLLGLGGGMLHMLFSSLGTYVIVNSMRGKSMPWVVFAFVMGHLLFNHIKRSVLELPASTIEITGSQMVLVMKLSTFAWNIHDGRVKEEELDANQLETRLTEIPSLVAFLGYCFFFPSVLVGPSFDYATYDALIHKQLYSSPPLGSSPQQAKATKRRIPYGRKRVAYLHLVIGLFFLGVYALYGDKYSYENVLNPIWTSWGWTRKLGFVQLAGLLARTKYYAVWSLSEGACILTGIGFNGYDHKTGRTLWNRVRNINIKGIETAESFKILFDSWNCRTNVWLRDVVYKRVTKKGKKPGFKESMATFLTSAFWHGISPGYYLAFFMGGLVTSLGRQFRRYVRPYFLPLSDTAQPGLPKRVYGLIGWISVQSILNYLVAPFLLLDFKDSIGAWNRMYWYGHVAVIISMCFMSFGGRKALKRGLDKRKSRIPPSVKVSPPSPPVDHTPPPPPEDEMDSTDLRWVKHDLDNPEDQDSGEGVAMGVAIRDHGFLDKWIEGEETPGSTPGGTPKYEKDDPLQE from the exons ATGTTCTGGGACCCCCTATTCACAGCACTCTCCAAAGTAGTCGGAGCTCCCACAGACCAGCTCAAG CTCATATTCTCCCTACTCGTCGCTTTTCCGCTCGGCTCCATCTTCGTCCGCTTGCCTTCAGCCCACCCCAATGTCGcacatctcttctccattgcTATCTCCACTGTTTTTCTTGTGCCCCTCTTAGGACTAGGCGGGGGAATGCTCCATATGCTCTTCAGCTCGCTAGGGACCTACGTCATCGTGAACAGTATGAGGGGCAAGAGCATGCCTTGGGTTGTATTTGC ATTTGTTATGGGACACTTGTTATTCAA CCACATAAAGCGATCTGTTTTGGAACTTCCTGCCTCCACGATCGAAATCACAGGCAGCCAAATGGTGCTTGTAATGAAGCTCTCCACTTTTGCATGGAATATACATGATGGTAgagtgaaagaagag GAGCTTGACGCCAATCAGTTGGAGACGAGACTTACAGAAATTCCTAGCTTGGTTGCTTTCCTAGGCTATTG ctttttcttcccatctgTTCTTGTCGGGCCCTCTTTCGACTATGCCACTTACGACGCCCTGATCCACAAACAACTTTATAGTAGCCCGCCTCTTGGCTCCTCCCCGCAACAAGCTAAAGCCACAAAGCGCCGAATTCCATATGGCCGTAAAAGAGTGGCATACCTTCACCTAGTGATTggcttgttcttcttgggagTTTACGCCCTGTATGGAGATAAATACAGTTATGAGAACGTCTTGAATCCCATCTGGACCAGCTGGGGATGGACAAGGAAATTAGGTTTCGTTCAGCTTGCTGGGCTGCTAGCCAGAACAAAGTATTATGCAGTTTGGAGCTTGTCAGAA GGCGCCTGTATCCTCACAGGCATTGGCTTCAATGGTTATGACCACAAGACTGGGAGAACCTTATGGAATAGGGTGCGCAATATCAATATCAAAGGAATCGAGACAGCAGAGAGTTTCAAAATACTCTTTGACAGCTGGAACTGCCGCACTAAC GTTTGGCTCAGAGATGTAGTTTACAAGCGGGTTACGAAGAAAGGTAAGAAACCGGGGTTCAAAGAAAGCATGGCAACTTTCTTGACCTCTGCATTCTGG CATGGCATTAGTCCGGGTTATTACC TGGCCTTCTTCATGGGTGGCCTTGTGACCTCTCTCGGCCGTCAATTCCGTCGTTATGTCCGCCCAtatttccttcctctctctgATACTGCACAACCTGGTCTTCCAAAACGGGTGTACGGCCTCATTGGGTGGATTTCGGTGCAGTCCATACTCAATTACCTTGTAgcccctttccttttgcTCGATTTCAAAGACTCCATCGGCGCTTGGAACAGAATGTACTGGTACGGTCATGTTGCagtcatcatctccatgtGCTTCATGTCGTTCGGTGGGCGTAAAGCTCTGAAACGAGGTCTGGACAAGCGCAAGTCCCGCATCCCACCTAGCGTCAAGGTCTCGCCACCCTCACCGCCTGTTGACCATACaccgcctcctccacccgAGGACGAGATGGACAGTACAGATCTTCGATGGGTGAAGCATGATCTGGACAATCCAGAGGACCAGGATTCAGGTGAAGGCGTCGCTATGGGAGTGGCGATTCGCGATCATGGCTTCCTAGACAAATGGattgagggagaggaaacGCCGGGTTCGACACCTGGTGGAACTCCGAAGTatgagaaagatgatcCTCTGCAAGAGTGA
- a CDS encoding tRNA threonylcarbamoyladenosine biosynthesis protein — protein sequence MKQSPLHRPSRPLLALGIEGSANKLGCGIISHSPSTTGGSTVVTVLSNVRHTYITPPGEGFLPSDTARHHREWVVRVIEEAVRKAGVRMGDLDCIAFTKGPGMGTPLQVGALVARTLSLLHNIPLVGVNHCVGHIEMGRQITSSHNPIVLYVSGGNTQVIAYSQQRYRIFGETLDIAIGNCLDRFARVIGLRNDPSPGYNIEKEAKKGKRLVQLPYGTKGMDVSLAGILHSVEAYTKDKRYRSWDRVNDIEENIITPYDLCFSLQETTFAMLVEITERAMAHVGAKDVLIVGGVGCNLRLQEMMGIMASERGGRVFATDESFCIDNGIMIAQAGLLAFRMGNTMPLEKTGVTQRYRTDAVHVVWRA from the exons ATGAAGCAATCACCGCTTCACAGACCAT ctcgtcctcttctcgctcttgGCATAGAAGGCTCAGCAAACAAACTCGGATGCGGCATCATATCACACTCCCCTTCAACTACAGGTGGATCTACTGTGGTCACCGTGCTCTCAAATGTCCGGCATACATACATCACTCCTCCTGGAGAAGGTTTTCTGCCATCAGATACCGCTAGACATCATAGAGAATGGGTCGTCAGAGTTATCGAAGAGGCGGTTCGAAAGGCCGGAGTCAGGATGGGCGATCTCGATTGCATTGCCTTTACCAAAG GCCCAGGCATGGGTACGCCTCTCCAAGTGGGTGCCCTCGTTGCCCGTACACTCTCTCTACTTCATAACATCCCCCTAGTCGGCGTCAATCACTGTGTTGGCC ACATTGAAATGGGTCGCCAAATAACGTCTTCTCATAACCCCATCGTCCTATATGTTTCGGGCGGCAACACCCAAGTCATCGCCTACTCTCAACAACGCTATCGCATCTTTGGCGAGACATTAGATATAGCCATCGGGAACTGTCTTGATCGCTTTGCCAGAGTCATAGGTCTGAGAAACGATCCAAGCCCAGGATATAAcattgaaaaagaagcaaaaaa GGGCAAGCGTCTAGTCCAGCTTCCATACGGCACGAAGGGCATGGATGTATCTTTAGCAGGTATTTTGCACTCCGTTGAGGCCTATACAAAAGACAAACGTTACCGGTCTTGGGATCGAGTCAACGACATCGAAGAAAATATAATTACGCCATACGATCTTTGTTTTTCTCTGCAAGAGACCACTTTTGCGATGCTGGTGGAGATAACTGAAAGAGCAATGGCCCATGTGGGAGCGAAGGATGTCTTGATtgttggtggtgttggtT GTAATTTGAGATTacaggagatgatgggcaTCATGGCCAGTGAAAGGGGAGGACGCGTATTTGCAACTGATGAGAG TTTCTGTATCGATAACGGAATAATGATTGCCCAAGCAGGATTACTGGCGTTCAGAATGGGGAATACCATGCCATTAGAAAAGACAGGTGTTACTCAGCGGTATCGGACAGACGCTGTCCACGTGGTTTGGCGAGCCTGA